A genomic window from Streptomyces sp. 846.5 includes:
- a CDS encoding Mu transposase C-terminal domain-containing protein, translating to MSASGVVSRVGAVSRLMALDGRGELTSAHVRLVAAASGVSERTVWNWLAAARREGRLTARVRSTVVVTARIRGLLALWGGNVAAVHRQLVAEAVFDSITAVPSLRALQRAVARELTAGERAGLRGGENARRRHDVFGRRPRLWRNACWEGDHKRAPVRVDVEGTPACPWITWFIDCATKAITGVAVTPHPPSRDAVLAALRTGISRQEPFGPVGGLPALVRVDRGKEFLCRTVTQALGALAVPVQALPAYTPHLKGTVEQLNDAVEEMLLVSLPGYTRRARPAGSRRTDEREELLPFAQFVQLLLDWVRWWNTEHRPAGLDGLLTPLRAWEADPTPIEDVDPRHLVLFALEDDGRVRTVTTSGVTWRGRAYCAPWMVGRAGAKVRLRHLPHNDAQIEVFDAADPTRHLCTAYLADQATKEQRKALRGAREAAARALRADLKAAERLRRDRYAAATAPAEPRHRDAVTAAEAAAELASHEGDLSARALPDLVPPREPPASWARPVARRTGRDEGGSGGAGAPAACDPPAPVPEPAVDPAKGRGE from the coding sequence GTGAGTGCGAGCGGCGTGGTGTCCCGTGTGGGTGCGGTGTCGCGGTTGATGGCGCTGGACGGACGGGGGGAGTTGACCTCGGCGCATGTGCGGCTGGTCGCGGCCGCGTCGGGGGTGAGTGAGCGGACGGTGTGGAACTGGCTGGCCGCGGCCCGCAGGGAAGGCCGTCTGACTGCCCGGGTGCGGAGCACGGTGGTGGTCACCGCGCGGATTCGGGGGCTGTTGGCGCTGTGGGGTGGGAACGTGGCGGCAGTGCACCGGCAACTCGTGGCCGAGGCCGTTTTCGATTCGATCACTGCGGTTCCTTCTCTGCGGGCGTTGCAGCGCGCGGTTGCGCGGGAGTTGACGGCGGGGGAGCGGGCCGGGCTGCGGGGCGGGGAGAACGCGCGGCGTCGCCATGATGTGTTCGGGCGGCGCCCGAGGTTGTGGCGCAACGCCTGCTGGGAGGGGGACCACAAGCGGGCACCGGTGCGGGTGGACGTCGAGGGCACCCCGGCGTGTCCGTGGATCACCTGGTTCATCGACTGCGCGACCAAGGCGATCACCGGGGTCGCGGTCACTCCGCACCCGCCGTCGCGGGACGCGGTGCTGGCGGCGCTGCGCACCGGGATCAGTCGGCAGGAGCCTTTTGGCCCGGTCGGGGGCCTGCCGGCTCTGGTGCGTGTCGACCGCGGCAAGGAGTTTTTGTGCCGAACGGTCACGCAGGCGTTGGGCGCGCTGGCGGTGCCGGTGCAGGCCCTGCCTGCCTATACCCCCCATCTGAAGGGGACGGTTGAGCAGTTGAACGACGCGGTGGAGGAGATGCTGCTGGTGTCGCTGCCCGGCTACACCCGCCGGGCCCGCCCGGCCGGTTCCCGCCGTACCGATGAGAGGGAGGAATTGCTGCCGTTCGCGCAGTTCGTCCAGCTCCTGCTGGACTGGGTGCGCTGGTGGAACACCGAGCACCGGCCGGCGGGCCTGGACGGCTTGCTCACCCCGCTGCGGGCGTGGGAGGCGGACCCGACCCCGATCGAGGATGTCGATCCCCGGCACCTGGTGCTGTTCGCCCTGGAGGACGATGGCCGGGTCCGGACGGTCACCACCAGCGGCGTCACCTGGCGCGGCCGCGCGTACTGCGCACCATGGATGGTCGGCCGCGCCGGCGCCAAGGTTCGCCTCCGGCACCTGCCTCACAACGATGCGCAGATCGAGGTCTTCGACGCTGCCGACCCCACTCGCCATCTGTGTACCGCCTACCTGGCAGACCAGGCCACCAAGGAACAGCGCAAGGCCCTGCGAGGGGCCCGTGAGGCCGCTGCCCGAGCCCTGCGCGCGGACCTGAAGGCCGCTGAACGCCTGCGTCGTGACCGCTATGCCGCCGCGACCGCCCCCGCTGAGCCCCGTCATCGCGATGCGGTGACCGCTGCGGAGGCCGCCGCGGAACTGGCCTCCCACGAGGGCGATCTGTCGGCGCGGGCGTTGCCGGACCTGGTCCCGCCCCGTGAGCCTCCGGCGTCCTGGGCCCGACCGGTTGCGCGCCGGACCGGCAGGGACGAAGGCGGAAGCGGGGGAGCGGGCGCGCCGGCTGCCTGCGATCCGCCCGCTCCGGTCCCCGAGCCTGCTGTCGACCCGGCGAAAGGAAGAGGCGAATGA
- a CDS encoding IS3 family transposase, whose translation MKHAAEPLLDEAFTGLERELNTTAACRLTGRSRATHYRRLHPPTPRERAPRPSPASALSTTERQAVLDLLNRPQYADLAPAQVWARELDEGRYHCSERTMYRILEAAGQSGERRRLASHPAKTVPQLRATAPCQVLTWDITKVQGPNKGEWYHAYVIIDIYSRYICGWTVERAESADRAEELIRETIERNGIVPETVHADRGTAMTSKKVSQLLIDLGVTRSHSRPKVSNDNPFSESNFKTMKYMSDFPKSFNSLEEARSWFDGFISYYNHEHRHSGIGLHTPASVHFGTAELVREQRATTLAEAYARHPERFARRPQPPKLPEQVWINEPQPETEPAQQSS comes from the coding sequence CTGAAGCACGCCGCCGAGCCCCTGCTCGACGAGGCGTTCACCGGCCTGGAACGGGAGTTGAACACCACGGCGGCCTGCCGGCTGACCGGACGCTCGCGAGCCACGCACTACCGGCGCCTGCACCCGCCGACGCCGCGCGAGCGCGCACCGCGCCCCTCGCCGGCTTCCGCGCTTTCCACGACCGAGCGGCAGGCCGTGCTGGACCTGCTCAACCGCCCGCAGTACGCCGACCTCGCCCCGGCCCAGGTCTGGGCCCGGGAACTGGACGAGGGCCGATACCACTGCTCGGAACGCACCATGTATCGGATCCTGGAGGCCGCCGGGCAGAGCGGGGAACGCCGCAGGCTGGCCTCCCATCCGGCCAAGACCGTCCCCCAGTTGCGGGCCACAGCCCCGTGCCAGGTACTGACCTGGGACATCACCAAGGTTCAGGGGCCGAACAAGGGCGAGTGGTACCACGCCTACGTCATCATCGACATCTACAGCCGCTACATCTGCGGCTGGACCGTGGAACGCGCCGAATCCGCCGACCGCGCCGAGGAGTTGATCCGCGAGACCATCGAGCGCAACGGCATCGTGCCCGAAACCGTCCACGCGGACCGGGGCACCGCGATGACCTCCAAGAAGGTCTCCCAACTGCTGATCGACCTCGGCGTCACCAGAAGCCACTCCCGACCCAAGGTCAGCAACGACAACCCCTTCAGCGAGTCGAACTTCAAGACCATGAAGTACATGAGCGACTTCCCAAAATCATTCAACTCACTTGAAGAAGCCCGTAGTTGGTTCGACGGGTTCATCTCGTACTACAACCACGAGCACCGCCACTCGGGCATCGGCCTGCACACCCCGGCGTCAGTCCACTTCGGCACCGCCGAACTGGTCCGCGAACAGCGGGCCACCACCCTTGCCGAAGCTTACGCCCGCCACCCCGAACGCTTCGCCCGTCGACCCCAGCCACCCAAACTCCCGGAACAGGTCTGGATCAACGAACCCCAACCAGAGACAGAACCGGCACAACAGTCTTCATAG
- a CDS encoding pentapeptide repeat-containing protein, producing the protein MNERDVILNELVQGLRPMPQGGRRWPAHKRGSVKVLVHPGKDSVGAIATLLRSLRSVRAWKRSNQAGEVGLSVLGPSMRSMTRYVDEDLHGAEFRECDLTGARLIGVVMQDAVIDGLSTNLVPL; encoded by the coding sequence ATGAACGAGCGAGACGTCATACTCAACGAACTCGTCCAAGGGCTGCGCCCGATGCCGCAGGGCGGTCGACGATGGCCCGCGCACAAGCGCGGGTCGGTGAAGGTCTTGGTTCATCCGGGGAAGGATTCGGTGGGGGCGATCGCGACGCTGTTGCGTTCTTTGCGCTCGGTCAGGGCCTGGAAGAGGTCAAATCAAGCCGGGGAGGTTGGCTTGTCGGTGCTCGGACCTAGTATGCGGAGCATGACGCGGTATGTTGATGAGGATCTGCACGGTGCGGAGTTCCGCGAGTGCGATCTGACCGGGGCACGCCTGATCGGTGTCGTCATGCAGGATGCCGTGATCGACGGGCTCAGTACCAACCTCGTCCCTCTCTGA
- a CDS encoding phosphotransferase — protein MDLELLGSGRDADVYVVDDARVLRRFRHGGDVASEARFMRLAGQLGYPAPQVFSVDGPDIVMQRLAGPTMLGALLTGAMGTEAAGTELARLHRRLHQLPVPADSDGPCLLHLDLHPDNVMLTESGPVVIDWTNAAFGAAGLDVAVTSLLFGLLATDTGSELAGTADALLTVFLQKSVEGPLSHLDAAVALRDGDPNLTAAERSRFGAAVELIRARSRPEPVQSA, from the coding sequence ATGGACCTTGAGCTTCTGGGATCCGGACGAGACGCTGACGTCTACGTTGTCGATGATGCGCGTGTACTGCGGCGTTTCCGGCACGGTGGGGATGTCGCGTCGGAGGCGCGCTTCATGAGGCTCGCCGGCCAGTTGGGGTATCCCGCGCCACAGGTCTTCTCGGTCGATGGCCCCGATATCGTCATGCAGCGGCTTGCGGGGCCGACGATGCTGGGGGCGTTGCTCACGGGTGCGATGGGCACCGAGGCGGCGGGGACGGAGCTCGCTCGGTTGCACAGGCGCCTGCACCAATTGCCGGTTCCGGCCGATTCGGACGGCCCCTGCTTGCTTCACCTGGATCTGCATCCCGACAACGTGATGCTGACCGAGTCGGGACCGGTCGTCATTGACTGGACCAACGCCGCGTTCGGGGCCGCGGGGCTTGATGTCGCGGTCACATCCCTGCTGTTCGGCCTTCTCGCCACTGACACCGGCTCGGAACTGGCGGGTACGGCGGACGCCCTTTTGACGGTCTTCTTGCAGAAGAGCGTCGAGGGTCCGCTGTCGCATCTTGACGCCGCTGTGGCGCTGCGGGACGGAGATCCGAACCTCACGGCCGCCGAGCGGTCGCGTTTCGGGGCGGCCGTCGAGCTGATCCGGGCGCGAAGCCGACCCGAGCCGGTGCAGTCCGCCTAG
- a CDS encoding helicase associated domain-containing protein translates to MSHAETERRNLLAAAQYREREGHLNVPRGHKETIVLDDGNGDGQGTAVALSLGLFLASSRTRRATIPAERAARLTELGMRWQ, encoded by the coding sequence GTGTCGCACGCGGAGACGGAGCGGCGCAACTTGCTGGCGGCGGCCCAGTACCGGGAGCGGGAGGGGCACCTCAATGTCCCGCGCGGACACAAGGAGACCATCGTCCTGGACGACGGGAACGGCGACGGGCAGGGCACGGCGGTGGCCTTGTCGCTGGGGCTTTTTCTGGCGAGCAGCAGGACCAGGAGGGCCACCATCCCGGCCGAGCGCGCGGCGCGGCTGACCGAGCTGGGGATGCGATGGCAGTAG
- a CDS encoding ScyD/ScyE family protein translates to MRTTRALIAAVATTSLVGAAALTVAPAANAKAPRAGETVSVLADHLGNPRGLSVAPDGGLYLAEAGSGGSVCVPGGETGQTCLGLTGSFDHVSAKGEIKRLVTGLISGSGPGGVAAEGPVSVSRGPGDTFLGLFGGNSHAVPPVGAIPANLRQAALRELGHLFLVNHHGRTKDLSDVGDQDWTWTSTRVNLAPHDFPDANPNAVLFSQGHVYVADAGANLLVEVKDHGKADVRAFFPVPARSATDAVPTCVSRGPDGALYVGELLGGSPAPGHARVWRVAPGHKPTVWATGLTTVQGCGFGPDGSFYATEFQANGFNPGPGGNPAGAVVRIDPHGHRTVLGAGKLFFPSGLAVGREGSVYVSNCSIAPTTGMGPGLCPSGGQVVRIEPTDCDPALNAAAGTSTRGIANRQSLATGHRIEGR, encoded by the coding sequence ATGAGAACAACACGGGCGCTGATCGCCGCTGTGGCGACGACTTCGCTGGTCGGGGCGGCGGCATTGACCGTCGCACCGGCCGCGAACGCCAAAGCCCCCCGGGCCGGGGAAACGGTGTCGGTCCTGGCGGACCATCTGGGAAACCCCCGGGGCCTGTCGGTGGCGCCGGACGGCGGCCTCTACCTGGCCGAGGCCGGATCCGGCGGCAGCGTCTGCGTTCCGGGCGGCGAGACGGGCCAGACCTGCCTCGGGCTGACCGGCTCGTTCGACCACGTGAGCGCCAAGGGCGAGATCAAGCGCCTGGTGACCGGACTGATCTCCGGCTCTGGTCCCGGCGGTGTCGCCGCGGAGGGGCCGGTGTCGGTCTCCCGTGGCCCCGGCGACACCTTCTTGGGACTCTTCGGCGGGAACTCCCACGCGGTGCCGCCCGTGGGTGCGATCCCGGCGAATCTGCGGCAGGCGGCCCTGCGCGAGCTCGGGCACCTGTTCCTGGTGAACCATCACGGCCGGACCAAGGACCTCTCGGACGTCGGCGACCAGGACTGGACCTGGACGTCCACCCGGGTCAACCTCGCCCCGCACGACTTCCCCGACGCCAACCCGAACGCGGTCCTCTTCTCCCAGGGACACGTGTACGTGGCCGACGCCGGAGCGAACCTCCTGGTGGAGGTCAAGGACCACGGGAAGGCGGACGTCCGCGCCTTCTTCCCGGTTCCGGCCAGGTCCGCAACCGACGCCGTGCCGACCTGCGTCAGCCGCGGCCCGGACGGCGCGCTGTACGTGGGCGAGCTGCTCGGCGGCTCGCCGGCGCCCGGCCATGCCCGGGTGTGGCGGGTCGCCCCCGGACACAAGCCCACGGTCTGGGCCACCGGACTGACCACCGTCCAGGGTTGCGGCTTCGGCCCCGACGGGTCCTTCTACGCCACCGAGTTCCAGGCCAACGGATTCAATCCGGGCCCGGGTGGCAACCCCGCCGGTGCGGTCGTCCGGATCGACCCGCATGGCCACCGTACCGTCCTGGGCGCGGGCAAGCTGTTCTTCCCCTCGGGCCTCGCTGTGGGTAGGGAAGGCTCCGTCTACGTCTCCAACTGCAGCATCGCCCCGACGACGGGCATGGGCCCCGGCCTCTGCCCCAGCGGCGGCCAGGTCGTCCGCATCGAACCGACGGACTGCGACCCCGCCCTGAACGCGGCCGCCGGCACCAGCACGCGGGGAATCGCCAACCGGCAGTCCCTCGCCACCGGCCACAGGATCGAGGGGCGTTGA
- a CDS encoding GNAT family N-acetyltransferase: MGDLVTARLVLHPMTVSEAERVVAGESDGGARWAPGYPTDGDVSAARRFLGTCANTGDPRPFGNYEIRRREDGQAIGGLGFHGPTDENGSVTIGYGLIPSAQGKGYASEALRGLLLFARARGVTCVKGDADHDNIASQHVMMAAGMRLAGE; the protein is encoded by the coding sequence ATGGGCGATCTTGTGACAGCGCGGCTCGTGCTTCATCCGATGACCGTCAGCGAGGCTGAGCGAGTGGTGGCGGGCGAGTCGGATGGCGGTGCCCGATGGGCGCCCGGATACCCCACCGATGGGGACGTGTCCGCCGCCAGGCGCTTCCTGGGCACCTGCGCGAACACCGGTGATCCCCGACCGTTCGGGAACTATGAGATCCGTCGCCGCGAGGACGGTCAGGCGATCGGCGGCCTGGGTTTCCACGGACCTACGGACGAGAACGGCAGCGTCACGATCGGCTACGGCCTCATCCCGTCAGCGCAAGGCAAGGGATACGCCTCCGAAGCCCTCCGCGGGCTGCTGCTGTTCGCGCGGGCACGCGGCGTCACCTGCGTGAAAGGCGACGCCGACCACGACAACATTGCGTCCCAACACGTCATGATGGCAGCCGGCATGCGGCTGGCCGGAGAATGA
- a CDS encoding IS3 family transposase (programmed frameshift) produces MAPPSKYSPEFREEAVQIALSSSKTVTEVGREIGVNSETLRGWVKKHQKGFEPSPGADLTLHERARLKELERQNRELQMENTFLKKAAGVLREGSPLSDQFEFIDQMRLDTAEYAYSVDFMCTRIGVSRSGYYDWLGRPESATAGRREELKVLITKIFEDSDATYGYRRVHAHLCRWGIVAGPELVRQLMRGLGLVPCQPKPKRFNLTKAGLPFPVPDLVQRDFTAERPGEKLVGDITYVPTGEGWLYLATVIDCCTKEVIGYAMDDHYQTPLISRAIKNAARNRKLTQKAIFHSDRGSNYMSAEYGKTLDDLSLRRSAGRTGICYDNAMAESFFGSLKNERVSRMTYATREEARRDITRYIEFWYNRKRLHSAVGYMTPYEVHLEHQDMQFAA; encoded by the exons GTGGCACCGCCCAGCAAGTACTCACCGGAGTTCCGCGAAGAAGCGGTCCAGATCGCGTTGAGCTCGAGTAAGACTGTCACCGAGGTTGGCCGGGAGATCGGTGTCAATTCAGAGACCCTTCGTGGCTGGGTGAAGAAACACCAGAAGGGATTTGAGCCGTCGCCTGGAGCGGATCTGACGCTCCATGAGCGTGCACGCCTCAAGGAGCTCGAGCGGCAAAACCGGGAACTTCAGATGGAAAACACCTTCCTGAAAAAAGCCGCGG GCGTACTTCGCGAAGGATCACCGCTGAGTGACCAGTTCGAGTTCATCGATCAGATGAGGCTCGACACAGCGGAGTACGCCTACTCAGTTGACTTCATGTGCACCAGAATCGGCGTCTCGCGCTCCGGCTACTACGACTGGCTAGGCAGGCCGGAATCCGCTACTGCGGGTCGTCGGGAAGAGCTTAAGGTTCTCATCACGAAGATATTCGAGGATTCCGATGCCACGTACGGCTACCGGCGCGTCCATGCGCACCTGTGCCGCTGGGGCATAGTGGCCGGACCCGAGCTGGTCCGCCAGCTAATGCGGGGCCTGGGCCTGGTCCCCTGCCAGCCAAAGCCCAAGCGGTTCAACCTGACCAAGGCCGGCCTGCCGTTCCCCGTGCCGGACCTCGTCCAACGGGACTTCACTGCAGAACGCCCCGGCGAGAAACTGGTCGGGGACATCACCTATGTTCCCACCGGCGAAGGCTGGCTTTATTTGGCGACCGTTATCGACTGCTGCACGAAGGAAGTCATCGGATACGCGATGGACGACCACTACCAGACGCCGCTGATCTCACGGGCCATCAAGAATGCTGCGCGTAACCGCAAGCTGACGCAGAAGGCAATATTCCACTCCGACCGCGGCAGCAACTATATGTCGGCTGAATACGGAAAGACTCTGGACGACCTCAGCCTACGGCGCTCCGCTGGCCGCACGGGAATTTGCTACGACAACGCGATGGCGGAGTCGTTCTTCGGATCCCTAAAGAACGAGCGCGTTAGCCGCATGACATACGCAACTCGAGAAGAAGCCCGGCGAGACATCACAAGGTACATCGAATTCTGGTACAATCGCAAGCGACTCCACTCGGCTGTCGGATATATGACGCCGTATGAAGTACATCTTGAGCATCAAGACATGCAGTTCGCAGCGTGA
- a CDS encoding IS3 family transposase, whose translation MERELNTTAACRLTGRSRATHYRRLHPPTPRERAPRPSPASALSTTERQAVLDLLNRPQYADLAPAQVWARELDEGRYHCSERTMYRILEAAGQSGERRRLASHPAKTVPQLRATAPCQVLTWDITKVQGPNKGEWYHAYVIIDIYSRYICGWTVERAESADRAEELIRETIERNGIVPETVHADRGTAMTSKKVSQLLIDLGVTRSHSRPKVSNDNPFSESNFKTMKYMSDFPKSFNSLEESRSWFDGFISYYNHEHRHSGIGLHTPASVHFGTAELVREQRATTLAEAYARHPERFARRPQPPKLPEQVWINEPQPETEPAQQSS comes from the coding sequence CTGGAACGGGAGTTGAACACCACGGCGGCCTGCCGGCTGACCGGACGCTCGCGAGCCACGCACTACCGGCGCCTGCACCCGCCGACGCCGCGCGAGCGCGCACCGCGCCCCTCGCCGGCTTCCGCGCTTTCCACGACCGAGCGGCAGGCCGTGCTGGACCTGCTCAACCGCCCGCAGTACGCCGACCTCGCCCCGGCCCAGGTCTGGGCCCGGGAACTGGACGAGGGCCGATACCACTGCTCGGAACGCACCATGTATCGGATCCTGGAGGCCGCCGGGCAGAGCGGGGAACGCCGCAGGCTGGCCTCCCATCCGGCCAAGACCGTCCCCCAGTTGCGGGCCACAGCCCCGTGCCAGGTACTGACCTGGGACATCACCAAGGTTCAGGGGCCGAACAAGGGCGAGTGGTACCACGCCTACGTCATCATCGACATCTACAGCCGCTACATCTGCGGCTGGACCGTGGAACGCGCCGAATCCGCCGACCGCGCCGAGGAGTTGATCCGCGAGACCATCGAGCGCAACGGCATCGTGCCCGAAACCGTCCACGCGGACCGGGGCACCGCGATGACCTCCAAGAAGGTCTCCCAACTGCTGATCGACCTCGGCGTCACCAGAAGCCACTCCCGACCCAAGGTCAGCAACGACAACCCCTTCAGCGAGTCGAACTTCAAGACCATGAAGTACATGAGCGACTTCCCAAAATCATTCAACTCACTTGAAGAGTCCCGTAGTTGGTTCGACGGGTTCATCTCGTACTACAACCACGAGCACCGCCACTCGGGCATCGGCCTGCACACCCCGGCGTCAGTCCACTTCGGCACCGCCGAACTGGTCCGCGAACAGCGGGCCACCACCCTTGCCGAAGCTTACGCCCGCCACCCCGAACGCTTCGCCCGTCGACCCCAGCCACCCAAACTCCCGGAACAGGTCTGGATCAACGAACCCCAACCAGAGACAGAACCGGCACAACAGTCTTCATAG
- a CDS encoding serine/threonine protein kinase: MTPPSDGTPSSATAGQPGELPYLDGFVQLGIVGYGSSAEVYRARNTTFDDEVALKVWRRPLDPEERQRFLRECALHRRLSGHPNIVGFLWADAPGAGPAWIATELCEQSLEARLRRPQGLSGDQALALADDILSGLAEIHRQGHVHRDVKPSNVLLRQGRAMLCDLGIAQPLGRHTLNAPAGTAGYLAPELGRGQQPDHRSDVYSAAVTLFEVLDRHLNAPLELLLTRASSTLPADRPADAAVFLTQLRQATGDAAVASSQYAGPITATATSPDAAQAPAGEPPPVPGTSAFHSAPTSSNGHRDLAQVPVLLGSPSHPAVPAPGRARRRRRALVTGAGVLAFVAAGATAIVLQGPRTVIAAPPTGTSPPVATAAPVTSGGTVSLRPTATGSPSGLDTAAGPSATGSGTGTGAPASVATGAPAGQSAGPTTGAPAATRAATTVPGSTGGAAAATTAAAAPKAAPAAAGKQLQSLYSSTCMDVRGPSTANGTAIQLWDCINVPEERWTLTSDGHVTGFGGKCLAVRGPASTDQTPVELDDCAGVSAQNWTLRSNGNLVGYGGMCLDVYGPSTANGTPLQMWSCNGAAEEGWRFY; this comes from the coding sequence ATGACCCCTCCATCTGACGGCACGCCTTCCTCCGCCACCGCCGGGCAGCCGGGGGAGTTGCCGTATCTGGACGGCTTCGTCCAGCTGGGTATCGTCGGGTACGGATCGAGCGCCGAGGTCTACCGGGCCCGCAACACCACCTTCGACGACGAGGTCGCCCTCAAAGTCTGGCGCCGGCCCCTGGACCCGGAAGAGCGGCAGCGGTTCCTGCGCGAGTGCGCCCTGCACCGCCGCCTGTCCGGACACCCCAACATCGTTGGTTTCCTGTGGGCCGACGCCCCCGGGGCAGGCCCGGCCTGGATCGCCACCGAACTGTGCGAGCAGTCCCTGGAGGCGCGCCTGCGCCGCCCCCAGGGACTGTCCGGCGACCAGGCGCTGGCCCTGGCCGACGACATCCTCAGCGGACTGGCCGAGATCCACCGCCAGGGCCACGTGCACCGCGATGTCAAACCCAGCAACGTACTGCTGCGCCAGGGTCGTGCCATGCTGTGCGACCTGGGCATCGCCCAGCCGCTGGGCCGCCACACCCTGAACGCTCCCGCCGGAACCGCCGGCTATCTGGCTCCCGAGCTGGGGCGAGGTCAGCAACCCGACCACCGCAGCGACGTGTACAGCGCCGCGGTCACCTTGTTCGAGGTCCTGGACCGACACCTGAACGCGCCGCTGGAGCTGCTGCTGACCCGGGCCTCGTCCACCCTGCCGGCCGACCGCCCGGCCGACGCCGCCGTGTTCTTGACGCAGCTGCGCCAGGCCACCGGTGATGCGGCGGTGGCCAGCAGCCAGTACGCCGGGCCGATCACGGCTACCGCGACCAGCCCCGATGCGGCGCAGGCCCCTGCGGGGGAACCGCCACCGGTGCCGGGCACCAGCGCTTTCCACAGCGCGCCGACCAGCTCCAACGGCCACCGCGATCTGGCCCAGGTCCCGGTCCTGCTCGGGTCCCCGTCCCATCCGGCGGTGCCTGCCCCGGGGCGGGCGCGGCGGCGCAGACGGGCGCTTGTGACCGGTGCCGGCGTGCTGGCGTTCGTGGCGGCGGGGGCGACGGCGATCGTGCTGCAGGGCCCGCGTACGGTCATCGCTGCCCCGCCCACCGGCACCTCCCCACCGGTGGCCACCGCCGCCCCGGTGACCTCGGGCGGCACCGTGTCGCTGCGCCCCACCGCCACCGGCTCCCCATCGGGTCTGGACACGGCCGCCGGCCCGTCCGCCACCGGGTCCGGCACCGGCACCGGCGCCCCGGCCAGTGTCGCCACCGGTGCCCCGGCCGGGCAATCGGCCGGGCCGACGACAGGGGCACCCGCCGCCACCCGCGCGGCCACCACCGTGCCCGGCTCGACGGGCGGCGCAGCCGCGGCCACGACCGCTGCCGCGGCCCCGAAGGCCGCCCCGGCCGCTGCCGGGAAGCAGTTGCAGAGCCTGTACTCCAGCACCTGCATGGATGTGCGTGGTCCCTCGACCGCGAACGGGACCGCGATCCAGCTGTGGGACTGCATCAACGTCCCTGAGGAGCGCTGGACTTTGACCAGCGACGGCCACGTCACCGGCTTCGGCGGCAAGTGCCTGGCCGTACGCGGGCCGGCCTCCACTGACCAGACCCCGGTCGAACTCGACGACTGTGCAGGGGTGTCCGCACAGAACTGGACTCTGCGCAGCAACGGCAACCTGGTCGGTTACGGCGGCATGTGCCTGGACGTCTACGGCCCCTCCACCGCCAACGGCACCCCGCTGCAGATGTGGTCCTGCAACGGTGCAGCCGAAGAAGGCTGGCGCTTCTACTGA
- a CDS encoding FHA domain-containing protein yields the protein MGVREPLLTVTYTGEPDVVFDFAREGVSRLFGRDDTVCDIVVWSGINGRDLSRVAGRIWRMDGELWLRNLSTTHELQLTLPGMPPEQPLRRRRDEHARGEARSIPQPLCTVTGPDGCELLVRQLTDLSPGEVFSYGLGTATAPRVPEVPADLKPVAAALCEPLLAGGYLPASYREVMARIGEPSLRRVRGLVGRLCLHYTDASPELRQRVVQRMLREQEQLGLPRDPQLHRGVWAFGTDTGRDAGAEPADGAQVLEANRRKALALPDYYEVAQLLVSHFRVTAADVAACLPLRKAGHDPSI from the coding sequence ATGGGTGTGCGTGAACCGTTGTTGACGGTGACTTACACGGGGGAGCCGGACGTAGTGTTCGACTTCGCCCGCGAGGGGGTGTCGCGGTTGTTCGGCCGCGACGACACGGTGTGCGACATCGTGGTGTGGTCGGGCATCAACGGCCGTGACCTGTCCCGGGTGGCCGGCAGGATCTGGCGGATGGACGGGGAGCTGTGGCTGCGCAACCTGTCCACCACTCACGAGCTGCAGCTGACGCTGCCGGGCATGCCCCCGGAGCAGCCGCTGCGTCGGCGCCGGGACGAGCACGCGCGTGGTGAGGCGCGCAGCATCCCGCAGCCGCTGTGTACGGTGACGGGTCCGGACGGCTGCGAACTGCTGGTGCGTCAGCTCACCGATCTGTCTCCCGGGGAGGTGTTCAGCTACGGTCTGGGCACCGCGACCGCGCCGAGGGTGCCCGAGGTGCCGGCGGATCTGAAACCGGTGGCGGCGGCTTTGTGCGAGCCGCTGCTGGCCGGCGGCTACCTTCCGGCGTCCTACCGCGAAGTCATGGCCAGGATCGGCGAACCCAGCCTGCGCCGGGTGCGTGGCCTGGTGGGCCGGTTGTGTCTGCACTACACCGATGCGTCGCCTGAACTGCGCCAGCGCGTGGTGCAGCGCATGCTGCGCGAGCAGGAGCAGTTGGGCCTGCCGCGTGACCCACAGCTGCACCGCGGCGTGTGGGCCTTCGGCACCGACACCGGCCGCGATGCGGGGGCCGAACCGGCCGACGGAGCACAGGTGTTGGAGGCTAATCGGCGCAAGGCGCTCGCGTTGCCGGACTACTACGAGGTCGCGCAGTTGCTGGTCTCGCACTTCAGGGTGACCGCAGCCGACGTCGCGGCATGCCTGCCCCTCAGGAAGGCCGGCCATGACCCCTCCATCTGA